AACAAATGACGATATGAATGAAGATAGTGAAGATGGTGAACATCAATTGCTATTAATGTTACAtaaacttttaaaaaataatgctaATAAAGTAAATACCTTTGgtattaataatgaatCAAATACAAATACCGATAATACGTACATATTTACCCAAAAACTTGAAAGCATGCAAgataacataaaatatgcatcaaaatttttcaagtatatgaaaaaatataataaaaaatacgaaAATATGGATGAGCAATTAGAAAGATTTGAAAACTTTAAAATAAGTCACATGAAAGTTAAAAAACACAATGAAATGATAGGTAAAAATGGTGTTACATATGTACAAAAAGTAAACCAATATAGTGATTTTTCGAAGGaagaatttaataattattttaaaaaattcttaTCTGTTCCCCACGATTTGAAAACCAAATATTTAGTACCACTAAAAGAACACTTagctaataataatattactcCCGCAAATGATCTAGTAGGAGATTTTCCAGATAGTCGAGATTATAGAGGTAAGTATACATTACTTCCTCCAAAGGATCAAGGTATGTGCGGATCTTGCTGGGCATTTGCTACTATAGCAAATTTTGAATACCTTTTTGCAAAAATAAAGGGTACCATGCCTACAAGTTTTAGTGAACAGCAAGTTGTAGATTGTTCTACTGACAATTATGGATGTGATGGTGGTCATccattttattcatttttatattttattaataatggaGTATGCTTAGGCGATGAATATCCATACAAAGGCCATGACGATTTTTTCTGTTTAAACTATAGATGTTCATTTTTAGGAAGCATGCACTTCATTGGTGACGTAAAACCAAATGAATTAATTATGGCCTTAAATTATGTAGGACCAGTAACTATTGGCGTTGGTGCATCCGAtgaatttgttttatactCGGGTGGTGTATTTGATGGTGAATGTGCTTCAGAGTTAAATCATGCTGTTTTACTAGTAGGATATGGCCAAGTTAAAAAGAGCTTAGCATTTGATGATAGTCATAGTAATGTAGATAGCagtttgataaaaaaatataaggaAAATATCAAAGGTGACGATGATGaaacaatatattactGGATCATTAGAAATTCATGGGGTACAGAGTGGGGAGAAGGTGGTTATATAAGACTTAAAAGAAACAAAGAAGGAGACGATGGTTTTTGTGGAGTTGGTACTGATGTTTTCTTCCCAATTTATTAAACATgcagcaaaaaaaatttaatgaaaaaataattaatgcTAAGTAATGAGAAAgctaaattatgaaaaaggGAAAATTGCAATGTATTGCAAATACCTTCACACCcgcatataatatgttcGTAAAACGATAcgacaaaaaataattttttttatataattaaaaaaaattaacgtTTCTattctataaaatattatagatccatatatatatatatatatgcctatatatatatatatatagtagtGAAACCgaattgataatatattcatataatagaaaattGCACGACCGGATTGTTCATAATTCCTCCATGATTATTTGCGTTTAAGGCATTACACattgatatatatgcttatatatCTGTATGTATTTAGCCATTATATGTGTTAGTTATATAATTCCCTTTGTCAACATTGTgtgcttttattttattgcatTATCTTTGTTATATGttgtattttaattaaatatatttgtatgcttgttttttctttgatattttccacctttttattttatgttttttatgaaggaattaaacattttattttaacttgataaattaaaaaagttttaatGTACTAaccataatatatttattttaaatctaTCTAAGAGCATTTAAACGAATTgctaaaatatatagagagCATTGCACgatgtttttttcttttacttCCACCTTCATATATCTAAACTTGCAATGAtatgttaataattaaaaagaaaaatattatttttttaatcattataaatattttgagaaaattatatatttataaggaCCAGGATTAATCTTAAAggtatttctttttaacgaaatataaaattaaaaggtacatatatattatgcatatatgcatatatgatGTTTTCCTTAATGCCCATATAATTTTGGTACCTTGAACTATGACCGTcgatacaaaaaatgtcaaatttattaattttatgcataaaatataaaatatttaattttttttcatatattatttatataaagagaataataaaataaaaacaatttgtTAAAGATACCAGGAATACGATAAGCCTGAGGATACTAATACAAATGCTATACTATATTTAGAAATTTGagttgtgaaaaaaaaaatacatatatatatttatatccgTGCTTGTATAACATCAATTCAAGCTAATGCatgaatttatttatactattGCGCTATTGAAGATCTTAATAGggtattattaaaaataacaacttatatgcacacacatttttacaatattatTGAGAGTTAAGAGAAACTATTGATATGATATTATGCAATATCGTTAcggaaaaatattattagcaTCTTCTATCCTTTTAAGTGTTGGCATTTACTATTATGTAAAAGAGTCAAAAAATTGGGATTATCAGCGAAGATATGAAGGTGTTTTAAGAGATTTAGAAAGACAAAAATCAAAACTTGAAAAATGGAAAGCTGACAATTTATAGATAGATTAAagtcaaataaaaaaataaagtaacAAACCAAATAAATCGCCgaaagatatatatataaagaacaTGCAGTTTTAGATATTAAGGACATTATTTGTTTGCTGACttaatatttctatatttcatttttacatgttatttttgatttgcgtattaaaattattccTATGTAAGCATGCATAGAAAAGaaaatcaaattattaacaaataactttttataatttaattagcaaacacatatattgtgtttaaaacatatatatacgaaACCACCATCTTTATCCTTAATGAAATGAAAAGCGCGAATTCATTTGCAAAACAATTAAAGCGTTTCGTTAAAGAAGGGAATTccacatataataaatcatctatattaaaaaatataaaaattcaaaacatatattcaaatgataaaattaataaaaaggaacattatatttactttAAAGAGCAAGACATAAAACCAAATggtattcaaaaaaaaataaatgcataaataaaaatattatacatatatatacatatatatatgcatgtgtatatgaaaatacaacatatttattaagaTTATGTCGTATTTtccaaattataaaaaatgatctTCCTTCTATACACGCACATATGTAGCATATACACATTTGGTGTTTCATATAtcttttgtttatttttaatttatacagatttgaattatacacatttaaaaaaaacaaagcggttgtttaaaaatggagcaaataaaaataaaaacgtTTTCATGTATACAACAATTAGTTCCAGTGTAGGTATAgtcttatttatattttacatgtcatcaaaatggaataataataattattaaaatatattataaaaaaaaattaaaacaaacTTCATTAAAAgatgtatattatacattGAAGGTTAcatatcttttatattttgtttttaatatgtttttcatgcattattttatttaagtCATCGAATTATAATGCCTACATAGTTTATActcaataatatttatgttcatattttttcttgttaatttaaacatatttttttaataaaaaattcatacaagttccaaaaaaattaagatcCTCCTTATCTAGACTTCCATTGTGCCCACAATTTACCATCAGCGGAAATCCTAAAGTTCtgcataaaaaaggaaaaggaaaaaaatgtttgtTATGCATATAGCGAAATAGTATGCACTTTGATACTGTACAAATTTGTGattatttaacaaaaataaacaaagaATGAAAAGGACACTAAAAAGGGgaatacaaatttatactttggcgaatatattttataggcatctttgtaaaaaatattaaaattcgAAATAGGCTCTAACGATTTTATATCAATATCTTTATTTCttctattttcattaaatgcAATATCTAATGAGCTATTTAAGCGTTGTAGGAATGTATACactatatatgtgtgtgttaatatttttttaaaaattattatacgataaataaaaaaaataataaaatgaatatttgtattttgatgaatattattatattctaacattaaaattttggaataatttaacattttatttaattcttctttcaacaaaataaatattttacataaattCATTCTGCTGTTCAATCGCATCCAACTTACATACTTTTCTAATTCATATGAAAAATCCGAATCATTTTGATCTTTCCCAATATCTctggaaaatatatcaagAAATGCCTTACTAGTGCTAAAAGAAGAACTATTATTGATATTAAAACCgattttattcttttttataaatgataataactCTTTTATatctaataaatatgtatggTCATCTAATTTGTAGAATATGTTAAATGAATttcttttatcatattttttgtaataattcaaacaaataattaaatcaTGTAATAATAGCGATTTTTTTAGTGTAATATATTGagtattatttaatgtGTTATAATCGTACATTGATATatcttcaattttttttatttttattttacgcgtttttttctttttattactttctTCTTCTGAaatatgatttaaaaaagtttcATCGATATcagaattatatatatctacatCTTTTAGGTCTTCAGATGTGGTATCAGAATCTGCACATGCATCAGAATATtgagataaaataaaaggaatttgataaaatgaattacaaaaatttgtattatttgttgAAACAAAACATTGGGATGGATAGGAACCAAAAACTTTCatcttatatataaatgtttttaaaaaatatactttttcattttctgaAACTTTATTTAACtcattaaataattgtCCACAtgcatttaaattataattcattGCATTTACTATTTCAATTATTGAATCACtaaattcatttaaaaattttattacatcACCTTcctttatattaaatgcaTTTTGTTCGTCACTATTTCGATTTTcagtatttatataatcatataaaCAATCTTCCTTTAGAAAAAAGCCACTATATGtaaaatgcattttttcaatttcttttcttttagacatatataaatcctttaatattttattaaggTTTTCCATTTCGATTTTATaatcttcattttcttttaacagttcataaatatttgcttttttaaaattattattattgtttatacattccatcattattatatcggtataattacaatttacccttttaaaattatccATAAAactcatattattattataaatacaatatgCAGCATTACGTGTTGCTTGTtcgaatttattttcttttgagTTATACGTAGACATGATAGATTTAAATGTTTCTAAACCTattgaaataaatgaattatttgtTGTAGACGatttattcaaaaataaaatacaatcACATAATACTTTCCAACtttctaaaaataatttcaaatctattttttttaatttattatcacACCATGATATATCTACATGCTCGTCTATAATCATTGTTTCGATAAAAGTAGGTTTATCTTtacttatattaaaaatgtttaatatatttttattattattattatcatttccttttttgccgttttttttactagATAAATAATCAATACTTTCATCTGAACTCAAGTTGgaaacattattattttcgttatcaaaattattattatcataatcAGCATTTAATGGAAGTAAATTATCGTTTGCtatatcattaatattgttattaaGTTCATAACTTTTATCACCTACATTTTCCTCTTTTAGCTCTTCCCCCATTCCTATAtgttttttgtaaaattccatttcatctttttcatttttgtatatttctttacgtgaatttatatagtagttactatttttatacaattttgaAACTTCTTTTGATATTCCAGTAATAACATTAGacatataatgaattatttcatcattattatcatatattataattctggatatatttgaatttatgtaatattttgatatgTCTAATTTATGTGTTGTAAATTGTAATATGTTGTATGCATATTCCCCTACCATATATCTTGCTACTtcttcaaaattataaaatgattTATCAATACACACAAATGATATCTTGGAATTTTCTGattgttcataattatttaataataattgtcTTTTTCTAttacttatatttatttttcttttcatataagcatttgatatttttaatttacaaaacataataaattgcaataataatataatacatttaaaaggtgttagaaaaatatttattaatactttgttttttttactattcattaattttattgttttatttatttgtttataagctatctttatataaatctcatttttatgtaatttaTCCATTAATTCggtgtttatattttttttgttaaaattaCATAAATGATAAGACACATAAGAACATAATGGTCCACCTATTGATGTTCCATGCAATcctaaatattttacatttttagaTAACAAAAATTCAGTGATTTTTAATGCGTCtaaattatttctatttaaATTTGGATACCCTTGTGATTTGCTATATCCtctataattatatacaaaaacattaatattattttctaaataaaattttagcACTCCTGAATAACAAGCATTTAATTCATAATATGCCCCATTCGggttaaaatataatactattggtatattatataaataatcattactataaatataattataaaattcattattaaatgCGTTAGAAAATATGGAGCTTGTATCTGAGttgtctttatttatatcaaattttttacctgatttttgaatatcaatatatttttgcatattaTCATTCAAAAATTTCTTACAAGGTATAAACATAGAATcaatttttacattatttacatataaatactgTTGTTTtccataatatttatatattaattcatatttaaatagaTCCAATGTTCCTgctatataatttttagaaaaattattaaacaaGCTTGGAATTTTTGTTAGTTCAATCCTTTCTCTTAATGTATtagatttaaaaatatcacataatttattcaaaACAAAAGCTAAATCTTCAAATAATGTTGATAACTCTTTTAAGTTTATTGccataaaaaaatccaTATAGTTAGCATGGCTTATggatttttcataattttcatgatgatataaactcaaaatattcacatcaatataattagaaggtatattattattttcattactaTTATATGCTTCTCTTTTCTTCTTATAATCATTAATCTTCACTGTTTTATCACATTcggataataatttttgtatttcttCCGATTCATTTGGATTAgatacattattattagcaCGGTTtcgaaaattataaatccATTCGAATCCCCAAAAAGAATTTGTCTCtcctttcttttttactctaattctattttttttcctttgcatagtttttttttttataaattcatttgCTAATTGGTTTTGGTCttcatgtatttttattttagttACCATTTcttgatatattatatcatctttattaatatatatatttattttgtttatttttgccataaataattttaaataataataaaaatataattgttcCTCACTGAATTCTCCATTTTCttctaaatttatatacaaatagtAACTAACATATAgagtataaaatatatacagaccactaaaaaagttaaaatagttatccttataattattgtCTGAAAATAGTTGTtggaattttattttatagtttCCATTGGGGTCATCTTTTTCTCTAGATATCTTCTTAATATTCCCTCGAatacaatttattataaatgataattttacacattctttcatataaaatttgcatAGCTCTATCTTATTATCATAGTTTGTCTAAcgttgaaaaaataataagaaatgtgcatgtatataaaaaattacgCTATTGTTAAccattaaatgaaaaatcatataataCATGGGTATAGATATAGTTAAACTTATTAGTTCTCACCTTGTGTAAATAAAGAAGCAAGCTTCCAGGGTATGACAACGCtcttataataaaatggaagCATAGGTAAAACAGGTATATATTCACAAATAGATAAAACAGTGCATTGTTAAATACAAACAAAAACAATGATACAtatgtgtaaaaaaaatataatatcgTTATAGAGAAAAGGATTAATGaactgttttttttaaagcttttaaataatttgttgAAAAACATAATTGTAAGCATGTGGTAATTCGAATTTAGGtaattatattgttttcGTTTGTcttaacaatatatatatatacatatctttatttatacttatATGTCTATTTATTACAATGCATTTTACAACATAAACATTGTTAAACACATAAAGTTTgtgtatattaaaataatgtgCATGCgaattttcttttacatatattaaacaattttatgtaaaacATCGAATTTTAATTCTCTCAATATACTAAAAagtatgtaaatatttttatatttcaataTGTTATCTCATCTGCTAAATTGTTTAAGTAATTTTTGCAGTTATTATGCggcatattaaaaaaaacatttatttttgtgtaCTACACAAAACAAATCGGgaaggaaataaatattgtatacaagtaaatatataaacaaatgatTTTGTGattataaatgaataaaattatatatatatacttcaTTGCATATTTAACAATTTCGGAAAAtaagataataatacatttttttaacatacACCAATTggtttatatatgcatcatatgcatttataataaatattaaaattgcagatatttttttaaacgtTTCTAATAGcataaataacaaaaaaatattttaatttgtgtTTTATATGATGCAGgagtttttatttatatatttactattgtaaaatattatatgcacgTTTTTGTACCCACACTaccaaattatttttataaaaatataaaataaaatacatacaAATAACTACCATTCTGTTTTGCATTATTGTTATTctgttcatattatttttttaattttttccattgCATGTGTAgaaaattcataaaaaaatgaaaagataACCAAAGTatcatcaaaattatattcaaatttacaaataataaagaatatatataaatgtgtgCAGATAAAccacatataaatatatattacaatgCTGTGTATATATTCCATTTTCTCTAACATTCATAtgtaacatatttttccttttgtttttcaaCGTCTTCCCTCAATTTTTCTTGTAGCTTAATCAAGATTGGGTGTTTAACATCCTTTTCAAATGTTTTCGTTGGTGCAGGAaaaagtattatttttttaataggtaaaatatttctactTGTAGAACTAATAAAGCAAAATTCAAAAAGGTCAATgtcattaatatttatagacgtcttttttattttaatattttccctttcacatatatttataatttgtttccTCATGGTTCCATTTAAAACTAGTTCATCCTTAGCAGTATGCAACGCACcattataataacaaaaaaagttgGAAGTTAATCCTTCAGTTATTTCATTGTctctattatataaaaccaCTTCATTACTATTCTctgattttaattttaataatttttctcttatttcaaaaacatttgaatattttatatttggaGTTGTACGTTCGCCATGCATTATATCGACTTCCACATTCTCACTGTGTTTTGgcaaacattttatatatattaaaattgaaaaaggTTTATTTGTCgtatcaatattattatcaatgCTCCAATCGATTGCAGCCATTACCATATAATCAGTGTTATCActaaaatgtttattttttatatcatcatcTAATGAATTGAGAAATTCAAaaccatttttaatattttggaTACAATATTTACGTATGTATTCTAATGATAAGTTTTCTAAAATATGAGATATAGCATTTGATTGATTTGGATTTTCTTGGCTCTTTAAAAGATTAATAGcatgattatataaattgttcatatttcCAGTGAAGTTGAAAATGTATTCATAAGAGCATACTGTCTTCATAGTAACATAAACACCACCAACCcctaatttaataaaatctTTTGGGGTCATATCTACCAATGAGGGTTCGTTATTTTTGATTAATATAGCCATTTTATTCTATTATTAGCATTGTCTATTTttcaaagaaaaattatggacatcaaattttattaaaaatgtgtatactttgatgatttatttaataatgcatataaaacaaaCTTTCGTCAAATTAATTggttttgaaaataaataatatacaaacgATATTACTTCTTGTATAGATATATTCATCTATAAAAGTAGCATATTGGGCTCATTCAGCCttcatacatattttgtatgcctgcacacaatttttaattcagtAATTTGTGTGTATTCAAATATTGTATAGTCAATAGTTGCTAATGAGGTTAGaacaaaattttgaaaattttaaagccagataattgtaataatgtgctattattttgttaaagatatcaaataaatatttattaatttttattgtaaataaattagtgtatattatgttaaattacatgtattatttttttgttatatatttatggcATACATTTTAAGtatgtataattaaatgtgttatatattgtaatattaattttgtttcttttttcaaaaaagactaatcattttattattttttttattttttaatataaccaattaatttgttcgattttgaaataaataataataagagAAAATTGCCATATTTGTTCACTAACCAGATTGGGATCTCGTTCCTTAAATtggattaaaaaaaaatacgtaTTCTTAAATATTCAGCAGTACCGATTtaatacacattttttatacactATATTATAGTAACTTTTCATggcatttttctttattatgtttttttaattctttatttttttgtaacatcatttttaataaaaaaagccctcgatttttataaaaatatttcccCTATAAACATAAGAAGACAAACGCGAGAttgaaattaaatattttatgaattataataatcttttatttattagaGATAATGAGATCCTattctattattttatttattttttgtattcattgaattaatattttgtctttattataaataagtgtttttctcttttattttcatttgttaatttgtaatatattatataatacacatatatatacgggaaaagtataaaattaataaaaataagccTAAGAATAGCATTTT
This region of Plasmodium chabaudi chabaudi strain AS genome assembly, chromosome: 13 genomic DNA includes:
- a CDS encoding chabaupain 1, producing the protein MMNDIRRINFTTTGIDSLNENGTYSKGNHKKTIKICAYAITAIALFFIGGVYFKYQTDRNALNAIDEAELMNKEIAHLREILKKYKATTNDDNEFEYPTNDDMNEDSEDGEHQLLLMLHKLLKNNANKVNTFGINNESNTNTDNTYIFTQKLESMQDNIKYASKFFKYMKKYNKKYENMDEQLERFENFKISHMKVKKHNEMIGKNGVTYVQKVNQYSDFSKEEFNNYFKKFLSVPHDLKTKYLVPLKEHLANNNITPANDLVGDFPDSRDYRGKYTLLPPKDQGMCGSCWAFATIANFEYLFAKIKGTMPTSFSEQQVVDCSTDNYGCDGGHPFYSFLYFINNGVCLGDEYPYKGHDDFFCLNYRCSFLGSMHFIGDVKPNELIMALNYVGPVTIGVGASDEFVLYSGGVFDGECASELNHAVLLVGYGQVKKSLAFDDSHSNVDSSLIKKYKENIKGDDDETIYYWIIRNSWGTEWGEGGYIRLKRNKEGDDGFCGVGTDVFFPIY
- a CDS encoding protein PET117, putative; protein product: MQYRYGKILLASSILLSVGIYYYVKESKNWDYQRRYEGVLRDLERQKSKLEKWKADNL
- a CDS encoding aminodeoxychorismate lyase, putative, yielding MAILIKNNEPSLVDMTPKDFIKLGVGGVYVTMKTVCSYEYIFNFTGNMNNLYNHAINLLKSQENPNQSNAISHILENLSLEYIRKYCIQNIKNGFEFLNSLDDDIKNKHFSDNTDYMVMAAIDWSIDNNIDTTNKPFSILIYIKCLPKHSENVEVDIMHGERTTPNIKYSNVFEIREKLLKLKSENSNEVVLYNRDNEITEGLTSNFFCYYNGALHTAKDELVLNGTMRKQIINICERENIKIKKTSININDIDLFEFCFISSTSRNILPIKKIILFPAPTKTFEKDVKHPILIKLQEKLREDVEKQKEKYVTYEC